In Corallococcus macrosporus, the following are encoded in one genomic region:
- a CDS encoding glycosyltransferase, whose protein sequence is MAVPAPGRKRVLFTLVFMGTGGIERSVCNVLAGLDRERFDPSLFFHHGPPPPDTRGRIPADVPVSWGVGVEAYRRWELPRMLWRLFHEARKTDIIVSGQEGRAALLARMAGALLGKPVLGMVHFDWGAFHHEQPRRQLWGLKVLYPGMDRIVACGYDSAKAFAELVNVDRERLEVIPNFVDAERIRAAADAPLPAWAEPVFQKPVVIAVGRLEPQKAFDMLIRAHARMRAAGTDTHLLILGVGSLESELKALVAELGVEGSVFMPGYADNPHALMRRSTAFALSSRYEGLPMVLLEALALGCPIVSTDCPSGPSEALDGGRAGVLVPMGDDAAMAQALTRVVEEPEWRDGLRHRALDRADELSAERALKAWESLLAEV, encoded by the coding sequence ATGGCGGTCCCAGCTCCCGGGCGCAAGCGTGTGCTGTTCACGCTCGTCTTCATGGGGACGGGCGGCATCGAGCGCTCGGTGTGCAACGTGCTGGCGGGGCTGGACCGGGAGCGGTTTGATCCGTCGCTGTTCTTCCACCACGGGCCGCCGCCTCCGGACACGCGCGGGCGCATCCCCGCGGACGTGCCCGTGTCCTGGGGCGTGGGCGTGGAGGCGTACCGGCGCTGGGAGCTGCCGCGGATGCTGTGGCGGCTGTTCCACGAGGCGCGCAAGACGGACATCATCGTTTCCGGGCAGGAGGGACGGGCGGCCCTGCTGGCGCGGATGGCGGGGGCCCTGCTGGGCAAGCCCGTGTTGGGGATGGTGCACTTCGACTGGGGCGCCTTCCACCACGAGCAGCCGCGCCGGCAGCTCTGGGGCCTGAAGGTGCTCTACCCGGGCATGGACCGCATCGTGGCGTGCGGCTACGACTCCGCCAAGGCGTTCGCGGAGCTGGTGAACGTGGACCGCGAGCGGCTGGAGGTCATCCCCAACTTCGTGGACGCGGAGCGGATCCGCGCGGCGGCGGACGCCCCCCTGCCCGCGTGGGCGGAGCCGGTGTTCCAGAAGCCCGTGGTCATCGCGGTGGGCCGGCTGGAGCCGCAAAAGGCCTTCGACATGCTCATCCGCGCGCACGCCCGGATGCGGGCCGCCGGGACGGACACGCACCTGCTCATCCTGGGAGTGGGCTCGCTGGAGTCGGAGCTGAAGGCGCTGGTGGCGGAACTCGGGGTGGAGGGTTCCGTGTTCATGCCAGGCTACGCGGACAACCCGCACGCGCTGATGCGGCGGTCCACGGCGTTCGCCCTGTCCTCGCGCTACGAGGGGCTGCCCATGGTGCTGCTGGAGGCGCTCGCGCTGGGCTGCCCCATCGTCAGCACGGACTGCCCCTCCGGCCCCTCCGAGGCCCTGGACGGGGGGCGGGCAGGCGTGCTGGTGCCCATGGGGGACGACGCGGCCATGGCCCAGGCCCTGACCCGCGTGGTGGAGGAACCGGAGTGGCGCGACGGGCTGCGCCACCGGGCCCTGGACCGGGCGGACGAGTTGTCCGCCGAGCGGGCGCTCAAGGCCTGGGAGTCGCTGCTGGCGGAGGTCTGA
- a CDS encoding glutamine--tRNA ligase/YqeY domain fusion protein, which translates to MTTTNETQGLNFLQEVVEEDRRTGKHGGRVHTRFPPEPNGYLHIGHAKSIALNFGLAQQYGGKCNLRLDDTNPLTEDTDYVESIQRDVRWLGFDWDDRRFFASDYFDQLYAFAEQLIKQGQAYVCSLSPEEISQYRGNFTTPGKDSPYRTRTVEENLDLFRRMKAGEFPDGKHTLRAKIDMTSSNPVLRDPPIYRIRHAHHHRTGDKWCIYPLYDFAHCLSDALEGITHSVCTLEFENRRVLYDWIVDALIKGDRPYQYEFARLNLTYTVMSKRKLLQLVQEKRVSGWDDPRMLTISGLRRRGYTPASLRDFAKRIGVSKSDSLIDMGVLELSVRDDLNESAPRAMAVLRPLKVVLENYPEGQVEELETANHPKREDMGTRKVPFMRELYIEADDFQEVPEKGFFRLAPGKEVRLRSAYFIKCEKVIKDAAGHITELRCTYDPATRGGDSPDGRKVKGTLHWVPGNAPVAEVRLFDRLFSVEAPDKDETKDFKEFLNPNSLETLSGARVEPMLAEAKPGDRFQFERLGYFCADSVDSKPGAPVFNRTVTLKDSWVKEQKK; encoded by the coding sequence ATGACGACGACGAACGAGACGCAGGGCCTCAACTTCCTCCAGGAAGTCGTTGAGGAAGACCGGCGGACGGGAAAGCACGGCGGACGCGTGCACACCCGCTTCCCGCCCGAGCCCAACGGCTACCTCCACATCGGCCACGCCAAGTCCATCGCGCTGAACTTCGGGCTGGCGCAGCAGTATGGCGGCAAGTGCAACCTGCGGCTCGACGACACCAACCCGCTCACCGAGGACACCGACTACGTGGAGTCCATCCAGCGCGACGTGCGCTGGCTCGGGTTCGACTGGGACGACCGGCGCTTCTTCGCGTCCGACTACTTCGACCAGCTCTATGCCTTCGCGGAGCAGCTGATCAAGCAGGGCCAGGCCTACGTGTGCAGCCTGTCGCCGGAGGAAATCAGCCAGTACCGCGGCAACTTCACCACGCCGGGCAAGGACAGCCCGTACCGCACGCGCACGGTGGAGGAGAACCTGGACCTGTTCCGCCGGATGAAGGCGGGCGAGTTCCCGGACGGCAAGCACACGCTGCGCGCCAAGATCGACATGACGTCGTCGAACCCCGTGCTGCGCGACCCGCCCATCTACCGCATCCGGCACGCGCACCACCACCGCACGGGCGACAAGTGGTGCATCTACCCGCTCTACGACTTCGCGCACTGCCTGTCGGACGCCCTCGAGGGCATCACGCACTCCGTCTGTACGCTGGAGTTCGAGAACCGCCGCGTGCTGTACGACTGGATCGTGGACGCGCTGATCAAAGGCGACCGGCCCTACCAGTACGAGTTCGCGCGGCTGAACCTCACCTACACGGTGATGAGCAAGCGCAAGCTGCTCCAGCTGGTGCAGGAGAAGCGCGTCTCCGGCTGGGATGATCCGCGCATGCTGACCATCAGCGGCCTGCGGCGCCGGGGCTACACGCCCGCGTCGCTGCGCGACTTCGCGAAGCGCATCGGCGTGAGCAAGTCCGACAGCCTCATCGACATGGGCGTGCTGGAGCTGTCCGTCCGGGACGACCTCAACGAGTCGGCCCCGCGCGCCATGGCCGTGCTGCGTCCGCTGAAGGTGGTGCTGGAGAACTACCCGGAGGGCCAGGTGGAGGAGCTGGAGACGGCGAACCACCCGAAGCGCGAGGACATGGGCACGCGCAAGGTGCCGTTCATGCGCGAGCTCTACATCGAGGCGGACGACTTCCAGGAGGTGCCGGAGAAGGGCTTCTTCCGCCTGGCGCCGGGCAAGGAGGTGCGCCTGCGCTCCGCGTACTTCATCAAGTGCGAGAAGGTCATCAAGGACGCGGCGGGCCACATCACGGAGCTGCGCTGCACCTACGACCCCGCCACGCGCGGAGGCGACTCGCCGGATGGCCGCAAGGTGAAGGGCACGCTGCACTGGGTGCCGGGCAACGCGCCCGTGGCCGAGGTGCGCCTGTTCGACCGGCTCTTCTCGGTGGAGGCGCCGGACAAGGACGAGACGAAGGACTTCAAGGAGTTCCTCAACCCGAACAGCCTGGAGACGCTCTCCGGCGCGCGCGTGGAGCCGATGCTCGCGGAGGCGAAGCCGGGTGACCGCTTCCAGTTCGAGCGGCTGGGGTACTTCTGCGCGGACTCGGTGGACTCCAAGCCGGGCGCGCCCGTGTTCAACCGCACGGTGACGCTGAAGGACTCGTGGGTGAAGGAGCAGAAGAAGTAG
- a CDS encoding GNAT family N-acetyltransferase: MPVTIRPAKDSDAPALGRMGAALARQHHGFDAQRFMVPDDVESGYRWWLGKEARRPQEAVVLVAELDGEVVGYCYGRLEGVDWNMLLDKHGALHDIWVEAAARGTGTGRLLAEAMVQRLTELGAPRVVLSTAAKNEAARRLFERLGWRPTMVEMTRETPPRS, translated from the coding sequence ATGCCCGTCACCATCCGCCCCGCGAAGGACTCGGACGCGCCCGCGCTGGGCCGCATGGGCGCGGCGCTCGCGCGTCAGCACCACGGCTTCGATGCCCAACGCTTCATGGTCCCGGACGACGTGGAGTCCGGCTACCGCTGGTGGCTGGGCAAGGAGGCGCGCCGTCCGCAGGAGGCCGTGGTGCTGGTGGCCGAATTGGACGGCGAGGTCGTGGGCTACTGCTACGGCCGGCTGGAGGGCGTGGACTGGAACATGCTCCTCGACAAGCACGGCGCCCTGCACGACATCTGGGTGGAGGCGGCGGCGCGCGGCACCGGCACCGGCCGGCTGCTCGCGGAGGCCATGGTGCAGAGGCTCACGGAGCTGGGCGCGCCGCGCGTGGTGCTCAGCACCGCCGCGAAGAATGAAGCCGCGCGGCGCCTCTTCGAGCGGCTGGGCTGGCGTCCCACCATGGTGGAGATGACCCGCGAGACGCCGCCCCGCTCATAG
- a CDS encoding DUF3592 domain-containing protein — protein sequence MMKWLMGLALLGIGVALAFAGGRMVYRSKASKDWPTAQGTVVSSRVETLRSKRAVSFRPEVSYRYEVNGVPYTSDTVAFDGHGSGGLADAQAVSHHYAAGAPVTLHYEPEDPSVACLQCGDTGFVNYLVTAGGAVFALVAGWGLLEMARATLREGKRTAPQMRAKAR from the coding sequence ATGATGAAGTGGCTGATGGGACTGGCCCTGCTGGGCATCGGCGTGGCGCTGGCGTTCGCGGGCGGGCGGATGGTGTACCGCTCCAAGGCGAGCAAGGACTGGCCCACCGCGCAGGGCACCGTGGTGAGCTCCCGCGTGGAGACGCTGCGCAGCAAGCGCGCGGTGAGCTTCCGCCCGGAGGTGAGCTACCGCTACGAGGTGAACGGCGTCCCGTACACCTCCGACACGGTGGCCTTCGATGGCCACGGCTCCGGCGGGCTCGCGGACGCGCAGGCGGTGTCGCACCACTACGCGGCGGGCGCCCCGGTGACGCTGCACTACGAGCCGGAGGACCCCTCCGTGGCGTGCCTCCAGTGCGGCGACACGGGCTTCGTGAACTACCTGGTGACGGCGGGCGGCGCGGTGTTCGCCCTGGTGGCCGGCTGGGGCCTCCTGGAGATGGCCCGCGCCACCCTGCGCGAGGGCAAGCGCACCGCCCCGCAGATGCGCGCGAAGGCCCGCTAG
- a CDS encoding 3'(2'),5'-bisphosphate nucleotidase CysQ family protein — protein sequence MPALAQELEVARRIARQAGDILLQVYATDFSVTDKAGGAGPVTLADERANAFIVGELRKAFPADGVVAEEKEDVSDAKRFSRCWFVDPLDGTQEFVNRNGEFAIHIGLAVEGRAALGVVYRAVGDVLYSGIVGEQGYVEDPQGRRALRVSDVADPAQLRLVVSRSHRSKTTDAVVRGLGITKETESGSVGLKCGLLAEARCDLYVHVSDKSYRWDNCAPEAVIRSAGGVLTDLAGNAYLYDGSELQNRRGLLACNAAAFDKVLPVASQVARESGLLK from the coding sequence ATGCCCGCACTCGCCCAAGAGCTCGAAGTGGCCCGGCGCATCGCGCGCCAGGCTGGTGACATCCTCCTGCAGGTCTACGCCACGGACTTCTCCGTCACGGACAAGGCGGGCGGCGCCGGGCCCGTCACGCTGGCGGACGAGCGCGCCAACGCCTTCATCGTGGGCGAGCTGCGCAAGGCCTTCCCGGCCGACGGCGTGGTGGCGGAGGAGAAGGAGGACGTCTCCGACGCGAAGCGCTTCAGCCGCTGCTGGTTCGTGGATCCGCTCGACGGCACGCAGGAGTTCGTCAACCGCAACGGCGAGTTCGCCATCCACATCGGCCTCGCGGTGGAGGGCCGGGCGGCGCTGGGCGTCGTGTACCGCGCCGTGGGCGACGTCCTGTACTCCGGCATCGTGGGCGAGCAGGGCTACGTGGAGGACCCCCAGGGCCGCCGCGCGCTGCGCGTGTCGGACGTGGCGGACCCCGCGCAGCTGCGGCTGGTGGTGTCGCGCTCGCACCGCTCCAAGACGACGGACGCGGTGGTGCGGGGGCTGGGCATCACGAAGGAGACGGAGTCCGGTTCGGTGGGGCTCAAGTGCGGCCTGCTGGCGGAGGCCCGCTGCGACCTCTACGTGCACGTGAGCGACAAGAGCTACCGCTGGGACAACTGCGCGCCGGAGGCCGTCATCCGCTCCGCGGGCGGCGTGCTCACGGACCTCGCGGGCAACGCGTACCTGTACGACGGCTCGGAGCTCCAGAACCGCCGGGGCCTGCTCGCGTGCAACGCCGCCGCCTTCGACAAGGTGCTGCCCGTCGCCTCGCAGGTGGCGCGCGAGTCCGGCCTGCTGAAGTAG
- the mug gene encoding G/U mismatch-specific DNA glycosylase, with amino-acid sequence MKDLLAPGLRVLFCGINPSLYSAVVGVHFARPGNRFWPSLHASGFTPRRLQPSEQEELLGLGLGITNVVDRATASADMLDAQEYAEGAKSLLRKVKRYRPRYLAVLGLGAYRTAFARPKARFGIQEETLGDTRLWVLPNPSGLNASYQLPDLARLYGELRRAAGTR; translated from the coding sequence ATGAAGGACCTGCTGGCCCCGGGCCTGCGGGTGCTCTTCTGCGGCATCAACCCCAGCCTCTACTCCGCGGTGGTGGGGGTGCACTTCGCGCGGCCGGGCAACCGCTTCTGGCCCTCGCTGCACGCGTCCGGCTTCACGCCGCGCCGGCTGCAACCCTCCGAGCAGGAGGAGCTGCTGGGCCTGGGCCTGGGCATCACCAACGTGGTGGACCGGGCCACGGCGAGCGCGGACATGCTGGACGCGCAGGAGTACGCCGAAGGGGCGAAGTCGCTCCTGCGCAAGGTGAAGCGCTACCGCCCGAGGTACCTGGCGGTGCTGGGGCTGGGCGCGTACCGCACCGCCTTCGCGCGGCCGAAGGCGAGGTTCGGCATCCAGGAGGAGACGCTGGGGGACACGCGGCTGTGGGTGCTGCCCAATCCCAGCGGACTCAACGCCAGCTACCAGCTCCCGGACCTCGCGCGGCTGTACGGCGAGCTGCGCCGCGCGGCCGGGACGCGCTGA
- a CDS encoding glycosyltransferase 87 family protein, translating into MSDSNPSASFRLAPRHWLALAVSVLPLLLYASFSIREGDLPLYFRTARAFLDGATPNRDFRFEYPPYALLWFVPATWAGGDLRGFILAFGLQLTLFDAFIKWLLLSEGVRRWGTSWRAWAPLAAYFVVSWVQSVHYLKRYDVIPAAFALAALVALMRRREGWAGVALAVGTVTKLYPAVLVPLALAVCWRRGAKPTRALLLGLVAGVLPLVPLSLVWPWWQFASFHVERGLQVEAFTAGLLWAAHQLGFADVRWVHAPASYELHGAAAEGVRAVTRQLWVAGSLLAAAVSVRAAWRRPPVTMEDLSRLALVPLTAFVILNPVLSPQYLIWLTGAAALALLSGRVGPSVVLLVAAAITRGLFAGSTYSKGFQPPYTLLLLVRNAMVLGAGLAWARETWRWGNPGVAERLEAKDAPAPTPQA; encoded by the coding sequence GTGTCCGATTCGAATCCGTCCGCGTCCTTCCGGCTCGCGCCCAGGCACTGGCTCGCGCTCGCCGTGAGCGTGTTGCCGCTGCTGCTCTACGCGTCGTTCTCCATCCGCGAGGGCGACCTGCCGCTGTACTTCCGGACGGCCCGCGCGTTCCTGGACGGCGCGACGCCCAACCGCGACTTCCGCTTCGAGTACCCGCCCTACGCGCTGCTGTGGTTCGTGCCCGCGACGTGGGCGGGCGGCGACCTGCGCGGGTTCATCCTCGCGTTCGGCCTCCAGCTCACGCTCTTCGACGCGTTCATCAAGTGGCTGCTGCTGTCCGAGGGCGTGCGCCGCTGGGGCACGTCCTGGCGCGCATGGGCGCCGCTCGCGGCGTACTTCGTCGTCAGCTGGGTCCAGAGCGTGCACTACCTCAAGCGCTACGACGTCATCCCCGCCGCGTTCGCGCTGGCCGCGCTGGTGGCCCTGATGCGCCGCCGCGAGGGCTGGGCCGGCGTGGCGCTGGCGGTGGGCACCGTCACCAAGCTCTACCCGGCGGTCCTCGTGCCGCTGGCCCTGGCGGTGTGCTGGCGCCGGGGCGCGAAGCCGACGCGGGCCCTGCTCCTGGGCCTGGTCGCCGGCGTGCTGCCGCTGGTGCCGCTGAGCCTCGTGTGGCCGTGGTGGCAGTTCGCGTCCTTCCACGTCGAGCGCGGGCTCCAGGTGGAGGCCTTCACCGCGGGCCTGCTCTGGGCCGCGCACCAGTTGGGCTTCGCCGACGTCCGGTGGGTCCACGCCCCCGCCTCCTACGAACTGCACGGCGCGGCCGCGGAAGGGGTGCGCGCCGTCACCCGGCAGCTCTGGGTCGCGGGCTCGCTGCTGGCCGCGGCGGTGTCCGTGCGCGCCGCGTGGCGCAGGCCTCCGGTGACCATGGAGGACCTGTCCCGGCTGGCGCTGGTGCCGCTCACGGCCTTCGTCATCCTCAACCCGGTGTTGAGCCCGCAGTACCTCATCTGGCTCACCGGGGCCGCGGCGCTCGCGCTGCTCTCCGGCAGGGTGGGGCCGTCCGTCGTGCTGCTGGTGGCCGCGGCGATCACGCGCGGCCTCTTCGCGGGCAGCACCTACAGCAAGGGCTTCCAGCCGCCGTACACGCTGCTGCTCCTGGTGCGAAACGCGATGGTGCTGGGCGCGGGCCTCGCCTGGGCCCGCGAGACGTGGCGGTGGGGAAATCCAGGCGTCGCGGAGCGCTTGGAAGCGAAGGACGCACCCGCTCCGACCCCGCAGGCCTGA
- a CDS encoding DUF423 domain-containing protein, whose amino-acid sequence MMRWWIVVGAVNAFLAVAAGAFGAHALKARLPQDLQVIFETGARYHMYHALALVAVGLLGTVRPSALLESSGWAMLVGIVLFSGSLYALALSGVRVLGAITPLGGLGFLAGWALLAVAAWRATP is encoded by the coding sequence ATGATGCGGTGGTGGATCGTGGTCGGCGCGGTGAACGCTTTCCTGGCCGTGGCGGCGGGGGCCTTCGGAGCCCATGCGCTGAAGGCCCGGCTTCCCCAGGACCTGCAGGTCATCTTCGAAACCGGGGCGCGCTACCACATGTACCACGCGCTCGCGCTGGTGGCGGTGGGCCTCCTGGGCACGGTGCGCCCCTCGGCGCTCCTGGAGTCCTCGGGCTGGGCGATGCTCGTGGGCATCGTCCTGTTCTCCGGCAGCCTGTACGCGCTGGCCCTGTCCGGCGTGCGCGTGCTGGGCGCCATCACGCCGCTGGGCGGCCTGGGCTTCCTCGCCGGTTGGGCGCTGCTCGCCGTGGCCGCGTGGCGCGCCACACCGTGA
- a CDS encoding SET domain-containing protein → MTTSPSFQPTPSIPFELRQSPIQGMGAFATRRIRKGARIIEYIGERITQAEADVRYDDESMERHHTFLFNLDDDTVLDAGTLHNESRYINHSCEPNCQSLIDKGHIHIYALRAIEPGEELTYDYAYERTPEMDADAEALYVCRCGTPSCRGTILAPEKKAPARRKKATRKAKAPSKGKAASKSKSASKAKSGSKQKAAPPAAKKKRGTQRAKSPGRGRRAAG, encoded by the coding sequence ATGACGACTTCCCCTTCCTTCCAGCCGACCCCGTCGATCCCCTTCGAGCTGCGCCAGTCCCCCATCCAGGGCATGGGCGCGTTCGCCACCCGCCGCATCCGCAAGGGCGCGCGCATCATCGAGTACATCGGTGAGCGCATCACCCAGGCCGAGGCGGACGTGCGCTACGACGACGAGTCGATGGAGCGCCACCACACGTTCCTCTTCAACCTGGACGACGACACCGTGCTGGACGCGGGCACGCTCCACAACGAGTCGCGCTACATCAACCACTCGTGCGAGCCCAACTGCCAGTCGCTCATCGACAAGGGCCACATCCACATCTACGCGCTGCGTGCCATCGAACCGGGGGAGGAGCTGACGTACGACTACGCGTACGAGCGCACCCCGGAGATGGACGCCGACGCGGAGGCCCTCTACGTCTGCCGCTGCGGCACGCCCTCCTGCCGGGGCACCATCCTGGCCCCGGAGAAGAAGGCCCCCGCGCGCCGCAAGAAGGCGACCCGCAAGGCCAAGGCGCCCTCCAAGGGCAAGGCCGCGTCGAAGTCCAAGTCGGCCTCCAAGGCGAAGTCCGGCTCGAAGCAGAAGGCCGCGCCGCCGGCCGCGAAGAAGAAGCGGGGCACCCAGCGCGCGAAGTCGCCGGGCCGCGGCCGCCGCGCCGCCGGCTGA
- a CDS encoding acyl-CoA dehydrogenase family protein, with translation MKDVLRFLLTEAPDFPALDSVEAWWRRHLAVLPRFPVPADLALASGFRMDRVGFAFASGYQAALRCLFPQLPANRRAALCATELGGGHPSAIETKLTPHGSGWKLDGVKTYVTLGTHAEVLLVIASEGRDAQERNRLRMVRLDAATSGVTVEPLPPLGFVPEVPHAALRLDGVEVAAEDVLPGDGYTRYLKPFRTVEDCHVNLAVLGWLVKVARRCGWPVALREELISLAVMIHALALEDPSDAAVHVALGGALAQVQRAVERCEVAWEGVDVEMRERWQRDRRLLDLASKVRAKRLEVARQRLAGGAGDD, from the coding sequence GTGAAAGACGTCCTGCGCTTCCTGCTCACCGAGGCCCCTGACTTTCCCGCGCTCGACTCCGTGGAGGCCTGGTGGCGACGGCACCTCGCGGTGCTGCCGCGCTTCCCGGTGCCCGCGGACCTGGCGCTCGCCAGCGGCTTCCGGATGGACCGGGTGGGGTTCGCGTTCGCCTCCGGCTACCAGGCCGCGCTGCGCTGCCTCTTCCCCCAGCTCCCGGCGAACCGGCGCGCCGCGCTCTGCGCCACGGAGCTGGGCGGCGGACACCCGAGCGCCATCGAGACGAAGCTCACGCCGCACGGCTCCGGCTGGAAGCTCGATGGCGTGAAGACCTACGTCACGCTGGGCACGCACGCGGAGGTGCTGCTCGTCATCGCCTCCGAGGGCCGCGACGCCCAGGAGCGCAACCGGCTGCGCATGGTGCGGCTGGACGCGGCGACGTCCGGCGTGACGGTGGAGCCGCTGCCGCCCCTGGGCTTCGTGCCGGAGGTGCCGCACGCGGCGCTGCGGCTGGACGGCGTGGAGGTGGCGGCGGAGGACGTGCTGCCCGGGGATGGCTACACCCGCTACCTCAAGCCGTTCCGCACGGTGGAGGACTGCCACGTCAACCTGGCGGTGCTGGGCTGGCTGGTGAAGGTGGCCCGCCGGTGCGGCTGGCCGGTGGCGCTGCGCGAGGAGCTGATCTCCCTCGCGGTGATGATCCACGCGCTGGCGCTGGAGGACCCCAGCGACGCGGCCGTGCACGTGGCGCTGGGCGGCGCGCTCGCGCAGGTGCAGCGTGCGGTGGAGCGCTGCGAGGTGGCCTGGGAGGGCGTGGACGTGGAGATGCGCGAGCGGTGGCAGCGCGACCGGCGCCTGCTCGACCTGGCCTCCAAGGTGCGCGCGAAGCGGCTGGAGGTCGCTCGTCAGCGGCTGGCCGGCGGCGCGGGCGACGACTGA